The window CAAAAAGCAGCCATTGATGTCCTGACCAGGGATGCTAATGCAATGTTTGTGGCCGGCGGCACCAACCTGATTGATCTGATGAAGCGGAATGTGATGAATCCCGAAAAGCTGGTAGACATTAACCAATTGCCGCTGCGTGCTATTGAGCAGGTGAAGGGAGGTGTTCGTATTGGTGCCCTGGTGAGCAATACTGCCCTGGCAGAAGATAAGCTGATAAAGGAGAAATACCCGTTGCTGTCGCAGGCACTGGTGTCAGGTGCCTCTGCCCAGCTGCGCAATATGGCAACAGTGGGAGGGAACATAATGCAGCGCACCCGCTGCTACTATTTTTATGATACGGCATTACCCTGCAACAAACGTGAACCGGGCAGCGGCTGCGGTGCGCTGGAGGGTATCAATCGGATGCATGCCATATTTGGTTTCAGCGATAAATGCATAGCGGTGCACCCCAGTGATATGAGTGTTGCCCTGGCGGCTCTTGATGCCACTGTGCGGGTAAGCGGCCCAAAAGGGGAGAGAAGTATCCCATTTACAGATTTCCACCGACTGCCGGCTGATCAGCCTGAAAAGGACACAAACCTTGGCAGGGATGAGCTGATCCTGTCTGTTTTCATTCCTGATACCCCATTTGCCAGTAATGCTCATTACCTGAAGGTGCGCGAAAGAGCCTCTTTTGCTTTTGCACTCATTTCAGTAGCTGCGGCCCT of the Flammeovirgaceae bacterium 311 genome contains:
- a CDS encoding molybdopterin dehydrogenase FAD-binding protein (COG1319 Aerobic-type carbon monoxide dehydrogenase, middle subunit CoxM/CutM homologs); translation: MIPFQYVRPARQKAAIDVLTRDANAMFVAGGTNLIDLMKRNVMNPEKLVDINQLPLRAIEQVKGGVRIGALVSNTALAEDKLIKEKYPLLSQALVSGASAQLRNMATVGGNIMQRTRCYYFYDTALPCNKREPGSGCGALEGINRMHAIFGFSDKCIAVHPSDMSVALAALDATVRVSGPKGERSIPFTDFHRLPADQPEKDTNLGRDELILSVFIPDTPFASNAHYLKVRERASFAFALISVAAALDISNNTILDARLAMGGVAHKPWRLLEAEKILKGKAISEETFSQAAVVAMQGAKAFEHNAYKIKLGPATIVQALKNAVAMV